A single genomic interval of Carassius auratus strain Wakin chromosome 30, ASM336829v1, whole genome shotgun sequence harbors:
- the LOC113049859 gene encoding zinc finger BED domain-containing protein 4-like, which translates to MLPKVFNDVKKHVSGLLRDVSAVSFTTDIWSSSVCPMSLLSLNVQWIDDNFTLRHATLQAKPFQGSHTSKAIADTFDGMLQTWCIPKTSVHVVLRDNTKNMIKGMNDAGLPSLPCATHTLQLVVHEGLLSQRSVADALAIGRKIIGHFKHSPLAYSCLEDIQLEIGQPAKRLQQDVQTRWNSTFYMIQSLLEQKRALGVFVSKHELPENLTAHQWALLEKVVTVLGPFEELTRKVSSSEAMAADLIPAVTVLQRFLSRETDDDHGIKTMKGTLAAAVRRRFSDVEEQPLYSIATLLDPRYKNLFFSNTNTAANAKEMLMRELLRSSREEENHDLHEPPARKPRRDQASSSLDSIFDEIADEQAPVSLNRAKVGSTAQLETYLGETTISREDKPLQYWAVNKVRFPTLAKMASRYLSAPCSSVDSERLFSSVSHIVNDDRNRITADHAEMILFIKKNLPLILPKST; encoded by the exons ATGCTACCGAAAGTGTTTAATGACGTGAAAAAGCACGTCAGTGGCCTGTTGCGTGACGTTTCGGCCGTCAGTTTTACAACAGATATTTGGTCAAGCAGTGTCTGCCCAATGTCTCTGCTCAGTTTAAATGTACAGTGGATTGATGACAACTTTACTCTTCGCCACGCCACCTTACAAGCAAAGCCGTTTCAGGGTTCGCACACCAGCAAAGCCATAGCAGACACGTTCGATGGGATGCTTCAGACCTGGTGCATTCCGAAAACCTCTGTCCACGTTGTGCTACGAGACAACACTAAAAATATGATTAAGGGCATGAATGATGCTGGACTCCCTAGCCTACCTTGTGCCACTCACACTCTCCAGCTGGTGGTCCACGAAGGACTTTTGTCACAGAGAAGTGTTGCTGATGCATTGGCTATCGGACGCAAAATCATTGGCCATTTTAAACATTCTCCTCTAGCCTACTCCTGCCTCGAAGACATTCAGTTAGAGATCGGTCAGCCTGCaaaacgactacagcaggacgtacAGACCCGCTGGAACAGTACATTTTACATGATCCAGTCCCTGCTTGAGCAGAAACGGGCACTAGGAGTTTTTGTGTCCAAACATGAACTCCCTGAAAATCTCACGGCTCACCAGTGGGCACTGCTGGAGAAGGTTGTAACTGTTCTGGGTCCGTTTGAGGAGTTAACACGAAAAGTTAGCTCTTCTGAAGCTATGGCAGCAGATTTGATTCCTGCTGTCACTGTATTGCAGCGATTTCTGTCTAGAGAGACCGACGATGACCatggcatcaaaactatgaaaggGACTTTAGCTGCAGCTGTCAGGAGGCGATTTTCTGATGTGGAAGAACAACCCCTCTACAGCATCGCTACTCTACTCGACCCCAG gtataaaaatctttttttctctaaCACCAACACTGCTGCAAATGCCAAGGAGATGCTGATGCGTGAGCTGTTGAGGTCGTCTAGAGAAGAGGAGAATCATGACCTGCACGAACCTCCTGCCAGAAAACCACGCAGGGATCAGGCAAGCAGCAGCCTGGACAGTATATTTGATGAAATAGCAGATGAGCAAGCACCAGTCTCTCTAAACAGAGCTAAAGTAGGTTCTACTGCACAATTAGAGACATACCTAGGGGAGACCACAATTTCTCGAGAAGACAAACCACTACAATACTGGGCAGTTAACAAAGTGCGGTTCCCTACTCTGGCCAAAATGGCATCCAGATACCTCTCAGCACCATGCAGTAGTGTTGACAGTGAAAGGCTGTTCAGCTCAGTGTCACATAttgtgaatgatgacagaaacaGAATCACAGCTGATCATGCAGAGATGATTTTGTTCATCAAAAAGAACCTGCCTCTCATTCTCCCAAAAAGTACCTAA